The segment GCCGCAATGAATTCCGAGCCTGTCATCGTGAACAGCGAGCCGCCGCCCGGACCGGTATTCGTCGACTCCTCCGGGCGCCGGGCCCGGTTACTTCGGCGTGCCGGCATCCTGCTCGGCGTCGCCTGCATCGGTTACGCCGCCGTGCTGGGCATGGCCTTCATGGGCTGGGGCGGTTCGTCGCTCACCCCGTCCGGGATGCTGCCGTTCGGCCTCGGCCCCAACGCCCAGGCGGGCGCCTCGCAGCCGGACCGCAGCTCGCCTCCCGGCGGTCCCGGCGGACGCCGCGGCACGCGGTCCCCGTCTCCGTTCCCGTCCCCCTCGGCCTCATGAGGCGGCGCGGCAGGCACCACACGCCCGGCCCGATGGAGCGCGTCGGCCAGATCAGCACCCCCAAACCCCGCCTGGTCCTGGCCCTGTTGCTCCTGCTGGGGCTGGCCAGCGTGCTGCTGCTCGACGGCTATCTGCGTTCGGAGGTCGGCAGCGACGACCGCGTACGCAGCGGCGCGAGCGCCGACGACGTGCCCGACGACGTGCTGGACGGCGGCCCGATCCTGTCCTTCCGCAGCAGCAGCAGCGGCGGCGGCGGTCAGGGGAGCCAGGGCGTTCAGGGAGGCCAACAAGGCCAGACCACCGGACAGCCCGGGCAGAACACGGAGACCCCGCAGAACACGCAGGCCACGCAGACCCGCGAGCCGAGCACCAGCACGATCCCGGACAAGACGATCGCGCTGACCTTCGACGACGGCCCGGACCCGGAGTGGACCGAGCAGGTGCTCGCGGTGCTGGAGGAGAACGACGTCCCCGGCACCTTCTTCGTCGTCGGGTCGATGGTCTCCCGCTATCCGGACATCGTGAAGGACATGGTGGACCAGGGCAACGAGGTCGGCGTCCACACCTTCACTCACGTGGACCTCTCCTACCAGTCGACCGCCCGGGTCACCCGCGAGCTCAACCAGACCCAGCTGGCGCTGGCCGGCGCGGCGGGCATCAACAGCACGCTCTTCCGCGCCCCGTACTCCTCCTCGACGGACGCCATCGACAACTACAGCTGGCCCGTCTACGAGCAGGTCGGAGAGCTGGGCTACACCACCGTCTTCACCGACGAGGACAGCGAGGACTGGGAGCTGCCCGGCGTCACGAAGATCATCGCGAACGCGACGCCCAAGAGCGGCAAGGGCGCGGTGGTCCTCTTCCACGACGCGGGCGACGACCGCAGCCAGACGGTGGCCGCGCTCGGCACCTACATCAAGACCATGCGCGCCAAGGGCTACACCTTCGCCACCGTCAGCGGCGCGACCAACGAGCCCAGCGCCATGCGCACCGTCACCGGCTCCGCCGTGTGGCAGGGCAAGGCGCTGATCGGCGCCGTCGCGGTGGCCGAGTACTCGGTGTCGGGGCTGTCCGTACTGCTGTCGGTGGTCGGCGTGGCCGTGCTCGGCCGGTTCGGGATGATGCTGGTGCTGGCATGGCGGCACCAACGGCAGCGCAACAAGCGGCCGTTCAGCTGGGGGCCGGAGGTCACCCGGCCGGTGAGCGTGATCGTGCCCGCGTACAACGAGAAGGAGTGCATCGCCGCGACGGTGAACTCGCTCGCCGCCAGCACCCACCCGATCGAGATCATCGTCGTGGACGACGGATCCACCGACGGCACCGCCGATATCGTCGAGGCGATGGGCCTGCCCAATGTGCGGGTCATCCGCCAGCCGAACGCGGGCAAACCCGCCGCACTGAACAACGGCGTGCGCAACGCCAGTTACGACCTCGTCGTGATGATGGACGGCGACACCGTCTTCGAACCGGACGCCGTGCACCAGCTCGTCCAGCCCTTCGCCGACGACGGCGTGGGCGCGGTCGCGGGCAACGCCAAGGTCGGCAACCGTAAGAAGATGATCGGGGCCTGGCAGCACATCGAGTACGTGATGGGCTTCAACCTCGACCGCCGGATGTACGACGTGCTGCGCTGCATGCCCACCATCCCCGGCGCGATCGGCGCCTTCCGCCGCGAGGCCGTCCTCGGGGTCGGCGGCATGAGCGAGGACACCCTCGCCGAGGACACCGACATCACCATCGCCCTGCACCGCGCCGGCTGGCAGGTCGTCTACCAGGAGCACGCCCGCGCCTGGACCGAGGCCCCGGCCACCGTCGCCCAGCTGTGGCGGCAGCGCTACCGCTGGAGCTACGGCACCATGCAGGCCCTGTGGAAGCACCGCAAGTCCATCACCGACCGGGGCCCCTCAGGCCGCTTCGGACGCGTCGGCATGCCGCTCGTCGTCCTCTTCCAGATCGTCACCCCGCTCTTCGCACCGCTGATCGACGTCTTCACCATCTACGCGATGATCTTCGTCGACTTCGAGGCATCCCTGCTGGCCTGGCTGGCCGTCCTCGCGGTCCAGCTCCTCTGCGCGGCGTACGCCTTCCGGCTCGACCACGAGCGCTACCGCTACCTGTGGATGATGCCGCTCCAGCAGATCGCCTACCGCCAGCTGATGTACCTCGTGCTCATCCACTCCTCCGTCACCGCCCTCACCGGCGGCCGCCTTCGCTGGCAGAAGCTCAAGCGCACCGGCGAGGTCGGCACCCCGCAGACCCCGGCAGGCGTCTCATGACGGCCCGCCAGGGAGAAAACGGGAAGCCCCGGAGCCGGGAGGGCGCCTACGCTCACCTCCCGTGACCACCACCCAGGCCATGGCCCACCGGCTCGTCCGCGTCCCCGGCATCGTCGCCGTCATGCTCGGCGGCAGCCGGGCCAGGGGCACCCACCGCCCGGACTCGGACTGGGACCTCGGGGTGTACTACCGGGGCGAGCCGGACCTGGCCGCGCTGCGGGCGCTGGCCGCCGAGGTGACCGGCGGGCCGGTCGAGGTCGCGGGACCGGGCGGCTGGGGCGCCTGGGTGAACGGCGGGGCGTGGCTGACGGTCGACGGCGAGCAGGTCGACTGGATCCTGCGCGACATGGACCGCGTCCAGCGCGTGTGGGCCGACTGCCGGGAGGGCCGCTACGAAGTGGGCCACCAGCCGGGCCACCCGCTCGGCTTCTGGTCGCCGGTGTACGCGGGCGAGGTCGCCCTCGGCCGCGTACTGGCCGACCCGGCCGGTGAGCTGACCGATCTGCGGGAGCAGACCCGGCACTATCCGGAGCCCCTGCGAACCGCCCTCGTCGAGGCAGCCTGGGAGGCCGGCTTCTCGGTGACTTCCGCCGGCAAGTCGGCCGCCTCCGGCGACATCCTGCACGCCGCGCTGTGCCTGTCCCGCGCCATCGGCGTCCTCGCCCAGTGCCTGCACGCCCACCACCGCACCTGGTGCCTCAACGAGAAGGGCGCCCTCGCCTCCGCCGCCGCCCTCCCGGACACCCCACCGGACTTCCGCGACCGCGCCGAGGCCGTCCTGTCCGGGCTGGGCGACCCCGCGAAGGCGGTGGAGGCCGCGGCGGCGCTGGTCGCGGACGTACGGGCCCGGCTCCGGCTGCCGCTCCCGCGTTAATCGAGGGCACCGGCGGCGGCCTGCGGTTACCGTCGGGGGCATGGGCAGCAACGACAAGCCGCCGCTCGTCGCGATCCTCAGCGGCGCGGGCATCTCGACGGACTCCGGAATCCCCGACTACCGGGGGCCGAACGGGCTGTGGCGGCGCGACCCGGAGGCCGAGAAGCTGGTCACGTACGAGCACTACATGGCGGATCCGGCGATCCGGCGGCGGGCGTGGCTGATGCGGCGGGACAGCGAGGCGCTGCGGGCGCGGCCGAACGCGGCGCATGACGCGGTGGTGCGGCTGGAGCGGGCGGGCGTGCCGGTGCGGGTGATCACGCAGAACGTGGACGGGCTGCACCAGTTGGCGGGGCTGACCGAGCGCAAGGTCCTGGAGCTGCACGGGACGGCGCGGGCGGTGGTGTGCACGAAGTGCCACCGGCGCTCGGCCATGGCGGAGGCGCTGGAGCGGGTCGCGGCCGGGGAGGCCGATCCGGCGTGCCTGGCGTGCGGCGGGATCCTGAAGTCGGCGACGGTGATGTTCGGGCAGCGGCTGGACCCGGTGGTGCTGGGGAAGGCGATGGCGGTGGCGAAGGGCTGCCAGATCATGATCGCCGTCGGTACGAGCCTGCGGGTGCAGCCCGCCGCCTCGCTGGCCGGGATCGCGGCGGAGCACGGGGCGCGGCTGGTGATCGTCAACGCCGAGCCGACTCCGTACGACCCCATCGCCGATGAGGTCGTACGGGAGCCGATCGGCAGCGCCCTGCCCGCGCTGCTGGACGGGATCGCCGCTACCAGCGGCCGTGCACCTGCGCCTTGATCCGCGTGTCGTACAGATCGCGCACCGCGTCGAGCGTGGCGTCCGTGAGCGGCGGCAGCCCGGCGGCGGCCGCGTTCGCGCGGGCCTGCTCGACCGAGCGGGCGCCGGGGATGACGGAGGTGACGCCGGGCTGCTGGATGATCCAGCGCAGGGCGGTCTGGGCGGGGGTGGCGCCGCCGGTGGCGAGGGCGGCGAATTCGCCGGCGGCTTCGAGGCCGGTGTCGTAGTCGACGCCGGAGAAGGTCTCGCCCTGGTCGAAGGACTCGCCATGGCGGTTGTAGTTGCGGTGGTCGTCGGCGGCGAAGACGGTGTCCTTCGTGTACTTGCCGGTCAGCAGCCCGGAGGCGAGCGGCACGCGCGCGATGATGCCGACGCCGGCCTTCTCCGCCGCCGGGAGGACCGCCTCAAGGGGCTTGAGGCGGAAGGGGTTGAGGATGATCTGCACGCTCGCCGTGCCGGGCCGGGCGATGGCGGTGAGCGCCTCCTCGCAGGTCTCGACGCTCACGGCGTACGCCGCGATGCGCTGCTCCGCGACAAGGGTGTCGAGGGCGTCGAAGACGGCGTCCGAGGAGTAGACCGCGGTCGGCGGGCAGTGCAGCTGGACCAGGTCCAGGGTGTCGACGCCGAGGTTGCGGCGCGAACGGTCGTTCCAGGCGCGGAAGTTGTCCAGGACGTAGTTCTCCGGGACCTGGGCCTGACGGCGGCCCATCTTCGTCGCGACGAGGATCCCGGCGTCCGGGCGCTCCGCCAGGTAGCGGCCGATCAGCTGCTCGCTGCGCCCGTCCCCGTACACGTCGGCGGTGTCGAAGAACGTGACGCCCTCCGCGACCGCCGCGTCGAGAACGGCGAGGGCGTCCTCCTCCCGTA is part of the Streptomyces sp. NBC_01262 genome and harbors:
- a CDS encoding bifunctional polysaccharide deacetylase/glycosyltransferase family 2 protein, whose translation is MERVGQISTPKPRLVLALLLLLGLASVLLLDGYLRSEVGSDDRVRSGASADDVPDDVLDGGPILSFRSSSSGGGGQGSQGVQGGQQGQTTGQPGQNTETPQNTQATQTREPSTSTIPDKTIALTFDDGPDPEWTEQVLAVLEENDVPGTFFVVGSMVSRYPDIVKDMVDQGNEVGVHTFTHVDLSYQSTARVTRELNQTQLALAGAAGINSTLFRAPYSSSTDAIDNYSWPVYEQVGELGYTTVFTDEDSEDWELPGVTKIIANATPKSGKGAVVLFHDAGDDRSQTVAALGTYIKTMRAKGYTFATVSGATNEPSAMRTVTGSAVWQGKALIGAVAVAEYSVSGLSVLLSVVGVAVLGRFGMMLVLAWRHQRQRNKRPFSWGPEVTRPVSVIVPAYNEKECIAATVNSLAASTHPIEIIVVDDGSTDGTADIVEAMGLPNVRVIRQPNAGKPAALNNGVRNASYDLVVMMDGDTVFEPDAVHQLVQPFADDGVGAVAGNAKVGNRKKMIGAWQHIEYVMGFNLDRRMYDVLRCMPTIPGAIGAFRREAVLGVGGMSEDTLAEDTDITIALHRAGWQVVYQEHARAWTEAPATVAQLWRQRYRWSYGTMQALWKHRKSITDRGPSGRFGRVGMPLVVLFQIVTPLFAPLIDVFTIYAMIFVDFEASLLAWLAVLAVQLLCAAYAFRLDHERYRYLWMMPLQQIAYRQLMYLVLIHSSVTALTGGRLRWQKLKRTGEVGTPQTPAGVS
- a CDS encoding DUF4037 domain-containing protein codes for the protein MAHRLVRVPGIVAVMLGGSRARGTHRPDSDWDLGVYYRGEPDLAALRALAAEVTGGPVEVAGPGGWGAWVNGGAWLTVDGEQVDWILRDMDRVQRVWADCREGRYEVGHQPGHPLGFWSPVYAGEVALGRVLADPAGELTDLREQTRHYPEPLRTALVEAAWEAGFSVTSAGKSAASGDILHAALCLSRAIGVLAQCLHAHHRTWCLNEKGALASAAALPDTPPDFRDRAEAVLSGLGDPAKAVEAAAALVADVRARLRLPLPR
- a CDS encoding SIR2 family NAD-dependent protein deacylase, which encodes MGSNDKPPLVAILSGAGISTDSGIPDYRGPNGLWRRDPEAEKLVTYEHYMADPAIRRRAWLMRRDSEALRARPNAAHDAVVRLERAGVPVRVITQNVDGLHQLAGLTERKVLELHGTARAVVCTKCHRRSAMAEALERVAAGEADPACLACGGILKSATVMFGQRLDPVVLGKAMAVAKGCQIMIAVGTSLRVQPAASLAGIAAEHGARLVIVNAEPTPYDPIADEVVREPIGSALPALLDGIAATSGRAPAP
- a CDS encoding aldo/keto reductase, with amino-acid sequence MEQRVLGRTGREVSVVGLGTWQLGADWGDVREEDALAVLDAAVAEGVTFFDTADVYGDGRSEQLIGRYLAERPDAGILVATKMGRRQAQVPENYVLDNFRAWNDRSRRNLGVDTLDLVQLHCPPTAVYSSDAVFDALDTLVAEQRIAAYAVSVETCEEALTAIARPGTASVQIILNPFRLKPLEAVLPAAEKAGVGIIARVPLASGLLTGKYTKDTVFAADDHRNYNRHGESFDQGETFSGVDYDTGLEAAGEFAALATGGATPAQTALRWIIQQPGVTSVIPGARSVEQARANAAAAGLPPLTDATLDAVRDLYDTRIKAQVHGRW